A genomic segment from Salvelinus alpinus chromosome 8, SLU_Salpinus.1, whole genome shotgun sequence encodes:
- the gjd4 gene encoding gap junction delta-4 protein has translation MGRQSASEVVFICLNHNITLVGKIWLILMILLRILVLLFAGYPLYQDEQERFVCNTIQPGCANVCYDIFAPISLFRYWLVQLLVLCLPYVIFVIYVIHKVTSRLTIDTTDPSDRVRAEPLYQIQESFRKTALTKTALQVQHGRSQCFSGAYTLHLLFRILLEAGFGVVHYYLFGFYIPRRFLCQQTPCTTQVDCYISRPTEKTVMLNFMLGAGALSLLLNLADLICAIKRSVTQKTKRKMLVEKMYEEEQYYLSSSGGSRGVEANIPLLPQNLVVEPITFRKRGASKSSTADQGAYPHLGEAEDASAPRCGSSFSSGHPGANTNGNNLYPAAQEEGREAEGSEVALCPVEPIGTPRSIRVSKRSRLKPPPPPRRDLCPPTATAAGVPPGTAVCTRRVGQYTLVEMTASDLQSNTSEGQEKRSEWV, from the exons ATGGGCAGACAGAGTGCTTCGGAGGTGGTCTTCATCTGTCTAAACCACAACATAACGCTTGTAG GGAAGATATGGTTGATCCTGATGATTTTACTGAGGATCCTGGTCCTGCTCTTTGCAGGATACCCCCTCTACCAAGATGAACAGGAACGCTTTGTGTGTAACACCATCCAGCCGGGCTGTGCTAACGTCTGCTACGACATCTTCGCTCCTATCTCTCTGTTCCGCTACTGGCTTGTTCAGCTGCTCGTTCTCTGTCTCCCGTACGTTATCTTCGTTATCTACGTCATCCATAAAGTCACATCACGCCTCACCATCGACACTACTGACCCCTCAGATAGAGTTAGAGCTGAACCGCTCTACCAGATCCAGGAGTCATTCAGGAAGACGGCCCTGACCAAGACAGCTCTCCAGGTGCAGCATGGCAGGAGTCAGTGCTTCTCAGGAGCATACACCCTCCATCTTCTGTTCAGGATACTGCTGGAGGCCGGGTTCGGGGTGGTCCACTACTACCTGTTTGGGTTCTATATCCCCAGGAGGTTCCTGTGCCAGCAGACTCCCTGCACCACCCAGGTAGACTGCTACATCTCCAGGCCCACGGAGAAGACCGTCATGCTTAACTTCATGCTGGGGGCCGGAGCCCTGTCGTTATTACTCAACTTGGCTGATCTCATCTGCGCCATCAAGCGCTCGGTGACGCAGAAGACCAAGAGGAAGATGTTGGTGGAGAAGATGTACGAGGAGGAGCAGTACTACCTCTCGTCCAGCGGGGGGAGCAGAGGCGTGGAGGCTAACATCCCTCTACTTCCCCAGAACCTGGTGGTGGAACCTATAACCTTTCGGAAGAGAGGGGCTAGTAAGTCCAGCACCGCTGACCAGGGAGCCTATCCCCATCTGGGGGAGGCTGAGGACGCCTCTGCCCCTCGCTGTGGTTCTAGTTTCTCCTCGGGGCATCCAGGCGCCAACACCAATGGGAACAACCTCTACCCTGCAGCCCAGGAGGAGGGCCGCGAGGCAGAGGGGAGCGAGGTGGCTCTGTGCCCTGTAGAGCCCATCGGGACACCCAGGTCCATCAGGGTTAGCAAACGTAGCCGCCTCAAACCGCCCCCGCCCCCACGACGGGACCTGTGCCCCCCAACGGCAACCGCTGCGGGCGTTCCCCCAGGAACAGCGGTGTGCACCAGGAGAGTGGGTCAGTACACCCTGGTAGAGATGACAGCCTCGGACTTGCAGTCCAACACCAGCGAGGGCCAGGAGAAGAGGTCTGAGTGGGTTTGA